In one Macaca fascicularis isolate 582-1 chromosome 6, T2T-MFA8v1.1 genomic region, the following are encoded:
- the LOC135971334 gene encoding SH3 domain and tetratricopeptide repeat-containing protein 1-like isoform X4, with product MTTGNRKAELQLQLCNKLVALLATLENPQECLEFAYVALALSITLGDQLNERMAYHRLAALHHQLGHGKLAEHFYLKAL from the exons atgactacaggcaaccgcaaggcggagctgcagctacagctgtgcaacAAGCTGGTGGCACTGCTGGCCACACTGGAAAATCCCCAGGAGTGCTTGGAGTTTGCCTACGTGGCcctagcactcagcatcactctgg GGGACCAGCTGAATGAGCGCATGGCCTACCACCGGCTGGCCGCCCTGCACCATCAGCTGGGTCATGGCAAGCTGGCAgagcacttctacctcaaggcccTATAG